A single Bacteroidales bacterium DNA region contains:
- a CDS encoding HD domain-containing protein — MNKKKIINDPIYGFISIYDETIYDLIEDPFFQRLRRIKQLGLTQLVYPGATHTRLQHSLGTLHLMQSAISTIRSKGHEITEEEAQAVKIAILLHDIGHGPLSHSLESFWMEDYNHEHFSLMIMDHLNQKFDRQLDLAIKIYKNAYDKKFLHQLVSSQLDMDRLDYLKRDSFYTGVSEGVIGSDRIIKMLNVYNDQLVIEAKGIHSIEKFLIARWIMYWQVYFHKTVVSAEQMLINIFKRSKAIIDQGVKLDAPKSLAYFLHKEYTRDTRNNMLKMFSRLDDTDILVAFKTWMECDDKVLSVLCRQIMERKLYKIELQNVPFEKNKVDLLKEQIKNKSDITDDEINFFVFTDSIINKAYSTLNDNIQIIYKNKEIKDIGEASDMLSLPVLSKIVKKYFICYPKECNI, encoded by the coding sequence ATGAACAAAAAAAAGATAATTAACGATCCGATTTATGGTTTTATCAGCATTTACGATGAAACGATATATGATCTTATAGAGGACCCGTTTTTCCAACGCCTGAGAAGGATTAAACAACTGGGGCTGACACAATTGGTATACCCCGGAGCTACTCATACAAGATTGCAGCATTCCCTTGGTACTCTTCATCTTATGCAGTCTGCGATAAGCACAATTCGGTCAAAAGGTCATGAAATAACAGAAGAAGAAGCACAAGCCGTAAAAATTGCCATTCTTTTGCATGATATTGGCCACGGTCCGCTTTCTCATTCCCTCGAATCTTTCTGGATGGAAGATTATAATCATGAGCATTTCTCCCTCATGATCATGGATCATCTTAACCAGAAATTCGACCGTCAACTGGATCTGGCAATAAAAATTTACAAAAACGCGTATGATAAAAAATTCCTTCATCAACTGGTATCCAGTCAACTGGATATGGACAGGCTCGACTATCTCAAAAGGGATAGCTTCTATACAGGAGTTTCGGAAGGAGTAATCGGCTCCGACAGAATCATTAAAATGCTCAATGTATATAATGATCAATTGGTAATAGAAGCAAAAGGTATCCATTCTATTGAGAAATTTCTGATAGCACGCTGGATTATGTACTGGCAGGTGTATTTCCACAAAACGGTTGTATCAGCCGAGCAAATGCTAATCAACATTTTTAAACGCAGCAAAGCAATTATCGATCAGGGAGTTAAATTAGACGCACCGAAATCCCTGGCATATTTTCTCCATAAAGAATATACAAGAGATACCAGGAATAACATGCTCAAAATGTTTTCCAGACTCGATGATACGGACATTCTGGTGGCATTTAAAACATGGATGGAATGCGACGATAAGGTATTATCCGTACTTTGCCGGCAGATTATGGAACGAAAATTGTATAAAATTGAGCTGCAAAATGTACCTTTTGAGAAGAACAAGGTGGACCTGTTAAAAGAGCAAATAAAGAATAAATCCGACATCACCGATGATGAAATCAATTTTTTTGTTTTCACGGATAGCATTATCAACAAAGCATATAGTACTTTAAACGATAACATTCAGATTATATATAAAAACAAAGAGATTAAAGACATCGGTGAAGCTTCGGACATGCTCAGTTTACCTGTTTTATCAAAGATCGTAAAAAAATATTTTATATGTTATCCCAAGGAATGTAATATATAA
- the rimP gene encoding ribosome assembly cofactor RimP — protein sequence MVKNGDIEKALNELTGNTDFFVVDIQNKKGKITVFIDNYKGIKLEDCVRINQELRNLFAGELDEYNLEVTSPGLDSPFKVHQQYEKNIGNKVGVLLKTGQKIEGKLLRTDKEGIALEEKKRIKKSNKKKTTIRKEHHIAFDEMEYTKTIISF from the coding sequence ATGGTAAAGAACGGCGACATAGAAAAGGCACTTAATGAGCTGACCGGCAATACAGATTTTTTTGTTGTTGATATACAAAATAAAAAAGGGAAGATAACGGTTTTTATTGATAATTACAAGGGAATTAAACTGGAGGATTGTGTTAGAATCAATCAGGAACTGAGAAATTTATTTGCTGGGGAACTTGACGAATATAATTTGGAGGTTACCTCCCCTGGTTTAGATAGCCCTTTTAAAGTACATCAGCAATATGAAAAAAATATTGGCAATAAAGTGGGAGTATTGCTAAAAACGGGTCAGAAGATTGAGGGAAAGTTGCTTCGGACAGATAAAGAAGGAATAGCCCTGGAAGAGAAAAAGAGGATAAAGAAGAGCAATAAAAAAAAGACAACCATACGAAAAGAACATCACATTGCTTTTGATGAAATGGAATATACTAAAACAATAATTTCTTTTTAA
- the nusA gene encoding transcription termination/antitermination protein NusA, whose translation MDTANLFDTFSEFKDLKNIDRETMMNVLEEVFRKSLIKHFGTDENFDIIINIDKGDFEIWRNREVVNDGEVEDENLQIPLSQARKIDDDYEVGEEVTDEVKLEDFGRRAILSLRQHLTSKILEIERNNVFAKYKKKIGQIVSGEVYQVWKKEILILDDEGNELILPREEQIPSDHFRKGDLLRAVVIRAEMKNNTPLIIISRTSPIFLERLFEFEVPEIYDGLITIKKIVRAPGEKAKVAVESYDDRIDPVGSCVGMKGSRIHGIVRELRNENIDVVNYTTNTQLFIQRALSPAKVNSIKINEEEKSAEVFLDADEVSLAIGKGGLNIKLASQLTGYEIDVYRETQEDEEDVNIDEFSDEIEQWVLDVLKSVGLDTAKSVLELDKEELERRTDLERETVDEITEIFKSEFE comes from the coding sequence ATGGATACTGCGAATTTATTTGATACTTTTTCCGAATTTAAGGACCTCAAGAACATCGACAGGGAAACGATGATGAATGTACTTGAAGAGGTTTTTCGCAAATCTCTCATTAAGCACTTTGGTACCGATGAGAATTTTGACATTATCATAAATATAGATAAAGGGGACTTTGAAATCTGGAGAAACAGAGAAGTTGTTAATGACGGCGAGGTAGAAGACGAGAATCTGCAAATTCCCCTTTCGCAGGCAAGGAAAATCGATGATGATTATGAAGTTGGGGAAGAGGTAACCGATGAGGTTAAACTGGAAGATTTCGGTCGCAGGGCTATCCTTTCACTCAGACAACATCTGACATCAAAGATTCTTGAAATTGAAAGAAATAATGTTTTTGCCAAATATAAGAAGAAAATAGGCCAGATTGTCAGCGGAGAGGTTTATCAGGTCTGGAAGAAGGAGATTTTGATTCTGGATGATGAAGGCAATGAACTGATATTACCCAGAGAAGAGCAGATTCCTTCTGATCATTTCAGGAAGGGGGATTTGCTGCGAGCTGTGGTAATAAGAGCTGAAATGAAAAACAATACTCCCCTGATCATCATTTCGAGGACTTCTCCCATATTCCTGGAGCGGTTGTTTGAATTTGAAGTTCCGGAAATCTATGACGGTTTGATTACGATTAAAAAAATAGTAAGAGCTCCCGGGGAGAAGGCCAAGGTTGCAGTGGAATCCTATGATGATCGAATCGATCCGGTGGGTTCGTGTGTTGGAATGAAAGGTTCAAGAATTCATGGAATTGTAAGGGAGTTAAGAAATGAAAACATTGATGTTGTCAATTATACGACAAATACACAGCTTTTTATTCAAAGAGCCCTGAGCCCTGCAAAAGTGAATTCTATTAAGATCAATGAGGAAGAGAAAAGTGCAGAAGTGTTTCTTGACGCGGATGAAGTATCCCTGGCTATCGGGAAAGGCGGGTTGAATATAAAGCTGGCCAGTCAGTTAACGGGATATGAGATCGACGTTTACAGAGAGACCCAGGAAGACGAGGAGGATGTTAATATAGATGAATTTTCCGATGAAATCGAGCAGTGGGTGTTAGATGTCCTCAAGTCCGTAGGCCTGGATACGGCAAAAAGCGTATTGGAGCTGGACAAGGAAGAATTGGAGAGAAGAACGGACTTAGAGAGAGAAACGGTTGATGAGATCACGGAAATTTTTAAATCAGAATTTGAATAA
- the infB gene encoding translation initiation factor IF-2 encodes MATDKKVKRLSKVAKEFNVGIHTLVDYLNKKGYNVDTNPNAKVSPEQYELLLKEYSSEIDVKRQSEKIGKSYSETKSSISVGDMDKKEEEAETETEDKNKEEKEDELFIKDVSGKKAEAQDTEEKEEEATTEKEEKSEEDQQETTEPKVIGKIDLDSFGKSKKKKKEEPPKEESKKEEQVPKEEAEKEEEQVEGKEEPVDTEKETKEEAEEKSEEPAEETAGETDSGVDEQEEEHKEEEISEEEISEEEISEEEISEEEKEKIKVVGKIDLDSLNQKTRPDKKTRKEREAERQAKEKVQREKRARKKETEEGSKTSAGESTGKEKEKEREKAGSKEDFRPKRKRRKRIHKDKERVQIDEKKSAPDEKKYTRKKKKKKRPVHKDIKEEDVQKQIKETLSRLESKGKSKAAKYRREKRNVINQRQKDEEEKQEQEKNVLKVTEFVSVNELATMMSVPVNDVIQTCMNLGLLVSINQRLDAETMALVADEYNYKVEFVSAEVHEAIQEDEDNEEDLQPRDPIITVMGHVDHGKTSLLDFIREENVIAGEAGGITQHIGAYRVEVEEGRSITFLDTPGHEAFTAMRARGAQITDIAIIVVAADDNIMPQTIEAINHASAAGVPIIFAINKIDKPGASPERIKEELANMNYLVEDWGGKYQSQDISAKNGVNIEELLEKVLLESDIQDLKANPNKQAKGTVIESWLDRGRGYIANLLVQGGTMRVGEVILAGSHMGRVRAMFNERGQRLEAAGPSQPVQLLGLNGAPQAGDKFNVMESEKEAKEIANKRGQLEREQNMRTQKHITLDEIGRRIAIGNFKEVNLVVKGDVDGSIEALSDSFSKLSTEELQVNIIHKGIGQITESDILLAAASNAIIIGFQVRPSSNARKIAEKEQIDIRLYSVIYDAINDMRDALEGMLTPEVKEEITGYAEVKETFKIKKVGTVAGCIVRDGKLERNSRVRVIRDGIVIYTGELESLKRFKDDVKEVRESYECGLNVKNYNDIKVGDYIEGFKQVEVKRTLDTSQQQKA; translated from the coding sequence ATGGCAACAGACAAAAAAGTAAAGCGATTAAGTAAAGTGGCTAAGGAATTTAATGTTGGGATCCATACGCTTGTGGATTATCTCAACAAGAAGGGGTATAATGTTGACACCAATCCGAATGCAAAGGTTTCTCCTGAACAATATGAATTATTGCTAAAGGAATATAGTTCCGAAATTGATGTAAAAAGACAATCTGAAAAAATTGGCAAGAGTTATTCTGAGACGAAAAGCTCGATATCGGTTGGTGATATGGATAAAAAAGAAGAAGAAGCAGAAACAGAAACAGAGGACAAGAATAAGGAGGAAAAAGAGGATGAGCTGTTTATTAAGGATGTAAGTGGAAAAAAAGCAGAAGCACAGGATACCGAAGAAAAAGAAGAGGAAGCAACAACTGAAAAGGAAGAGAAGAGCGAAGAAGATCAACAGGAAACAACTGAACCCAAAGTTATTGGAAAGATAGATCTGGACTCTTTCGGCAAAAGTAAGAAGAAGAAAAAAGAAGAACCTCCGAAGGAAGAAAGCAAGAAAGAAGAGCAGGTGCCTAAGGAGGAAGCTGAAAAAGAGGAGGAGCAGGTGGAAGGTAAAGAAGAACCTGTTGATACGGAAAAAGAAACGAAGGAAGAAGCGGAAGAGAAATCGGAAGAACCTGCAGAGGAGACAGCAGGAGAGACAGATTCCGGAGTGGATGAGCAGGAAGAGGAACATAAAGAGGAGGAGATTTCTGAGGAGGAGATTTCTGAAGAAGAGATTTCTGAAGAAGAAATTTCAGAGGAGGAAAAAGAGAAAATTAAGGTGGTTGGAAAAATCGATCTGGATTCTCTGAATCAAAAAACCAGGCCTGACAAGAAAACCAGAAAAGAACGCGAAGCAGAGCGACAAGCCAAGGAAAAAGTACAGAGGGAGAAGCGAGCCCGCAAAAAAGAGACGGAAGAAGGTTCAAAAACATCTGCCGGAGAGTCAACCGGTAAAGAAAAAGAAAAAGAACGGGAAAAGGCAGGCTCTAAAGAGGATTTCAGGCCTAAGCGAAAAAGAAGGAAAAGAATCCATAAGGATAAAGAAAGGGTTCAGATTGACGAAAAGAAATCGGCACCCGACGAAAAGAAATACACCAGGAAAAAGAAAAAGAAGAAACGACCTGTACATAAAGATATTAAAGAGGAAGATGTCCAGAAACAAATCAAAGAAACACTTTCCAGGTTAGAAAGCAAAGGCAAGTCAAAGGCTGCAAAATACAGACGGGAAAAGCGCAATGTAATAAACCAAAGGCAGAAGGATGAAGAAGAAAAGCAGGAACAAGAAAAGAATGTACTTAAAGTTACTGAATTTGTTTCTGTTAATGAGTTGGCCACAATGATGAGTGTTCCTGTAAACGATGTTATACAAACCTGTATGAACCTGGGGCTTTTGGTTTCGATTAATCAGAGGCTGGATGCCGAAACCATGGCCCTTGTTGCCGATGAATATAATTATAAGGTTGAATTTGTAAGTGCCGAGGTACACGAAGCCATACAGGAAGATGAGGATAATGAGGAAGACCTGCAGCCTCGTGATCCCATTATTACGGTGATGGGTCACGTAGATCACGGAAAAACTTCATTGCTCGATTTTATCAGAGAGGAAAATGTTATAGCTGGCGAAGCTGGTGGCATAACCCAGCATATCGGTGCTTACCGCGTTGAAGTAGAGGAAGGGCGTAGTATCACTTTCCTTGATACACCGGGTCACGAGGCATTTACTGCCATGCGTGCCAGAGGAGCTCAGATAACCGATATTGCCATTATTGTTGTTGCGGCTGATGACAATATCATGCCGCAGACCATCGAGGCCATTAATCACGCGTCGGCTGCAGGTGTGCCCATTATATTTGCCATCAATAAAATTGATAAACCAGGAGCCAGTCCCGAAAGAATTAAGGAGGAACTGGCCAACATGAATTACCTGGTTGAAGATTGGGGTGGAAAGTATCAATCGCAGGATATTTCCGCAAAAAATGGAGTCAATATAGAGGAGCTTCTGGAAAAAGTATTGCTTGAATCAGATATTCAAGATCTTAAAGCCAATCCCAATAAACAGGCTAAAGGAACTGTTATTGAGTCATGGTTGGACCGTGGACGGGGATATATTGCCAACCTGCTTGTTCAGGGAGGTACAATGAGAGTTGGTGAGGTTATATTGGCCGGTAGTCACATGGGTAGAGTCAGAGCAATGTTCAATGAGAGGGGTCAGCGATTGGAGGCGGCCGGTCCCTCGCAGCCGGTTCAGTTGCTTGGCTTAAACGGAGCACCACAGGCCGGCGATAAGTTCAATGTTATGGAGAGTGAGAAGGAGGCCAAGGAGATTGCCAATAAACGGGGTCAGCTTGAGCGGGAGCAGAATATGAGAACTCAGAAACACATTACCCTCGATGAGATAGGAAGAAGAATTGCCATTGGTAACTTTAAAGAGGTAAATCTTGTTGTTAAGGGTGACGTGGATGGATCCATTGAAGCCCTTAGTGATTCATTCTCTAAGCTGAGCACGGAAGAATTGCAGGTAAATATTATTCATAAAGGAATTGGACAGATTACAGAATCGGATATCCTGCTTGCAGCAGCTTCCAATGCCATCATCATTGGTTTCCAGGTAAGACCCTCAAGTAATGCAAGAAAAATTGCAGAAAAAGAACAAATTGATATCCGCTTGTATTCAGTAATATACGATGCCATTAATGACATGAGAGATGCCCTTGAAGGCATGTTAACCCCTGAAGTTAAGGAAGAAATTACAGGATATGCCGAAGTGAAAGAAACCTTTAAAATTAAGAAAGTGGGCACCGTTGCTGGCTGTATCGTAAGAGATGGCAAACTGGAAAGAAATTCCAGGGTAAGGGTCATTCGTGATGGAATTGTAATTTATACGGGCGAGCTGGAATCCCTGAAAAGATTTAAGGATGATGTAAAAGAAGTGAGAGAAAGTTATGAGTGCGGACTGAATGTTAAGAACTACAACGACATTAAAGTTGGAGATTATATCGAAGGCTTTAAGCAGGTTGAAGTGAAAAGGACATTGGACACTTCTCAGCAACAAAAGGCTTAA
- the gcvH gene encoding glycine cleavage system protein GcvH: MNIPENLKYTKDHEWIKVDGDEAYVGITDYAQNELGDIVFVEIETEGEKLKKEEVFGTIEAVKTVSDIFMPISGEVQEVNSKLEDSPEIVNKDPYGEGWLIKVKLSDKSELDDLLDASAYKELIQS, from the coding sequence ATGAACATTCCTGAAAATCTTAAGTATACCAAAGATCACGAATGGATTAAAGTTGATGGAGATGAAGCTTACGTGGGCATTACCGATTATGCCCAGAATGAATTAGGCGACATTGTATTTGTGGAAATTGAAACAGAAGGCGAAAAACTTAAAAAAGAAGAAGTTTTTGGAACAATAGAAGCCGTAAAAACGGTTTCTGATATTTTCATGCCCATTTCAGGTGAAGTACAGGAAGTCAATTCAAAGCTTGAAGACTCACCGGAGATCGTCAACAAGGATCCATATGGAGAAGGATGGTTGATTAAAGTAAAACTGAGTGATAAGTCAGAGCTGGACGATTTATTGGATGCCTCCGCGTACAAAGAATTAATCCAGTCATAA